The Phormidium yuhuli AB48 DNA window CGCTAGCCCCAAGCATTTTCAACCGATGCCTCCTAACTTTGGCATTATCCCCAGTTTAGACATAAGAATTCGTAATAAGCGCGATCGCTATGGCAAATATCGCGATCGCGCTCTGGAGAGCTTAACAACTTGGCAAAAACAGCTTCAACCCGCCATGGTGTCTTGACCTCAGACCCATCCTGAGCTGGAATCTTCGACTGAGACCGCTCAGGATTTTTAGGTCAAAAGGGGATTTACCTCAATTTGTCAATGATCAAGATCTCTTAATTTTTGTTTTATAATCTTACTCAAGGTAGATTATTTAAAAAACATTAAGAAATAGGATCGAAGTATACAAGTGATTGACAAATTCCCTGTTATGTCTACCCAGCACTGTCTCGTTCCTCCCGTGGCCGATCTATTTTTCCAAGCCTGGTGTGCGGGGACCCTCGGTCCAAATGATCGCTTTCAAGTTCGAGATGTGCTCTTGACGGACAGCATAAGTGAAGAAGAGCGTCTCGCGATCGATCGCCTAATCCACTGTGTTCGCCAAGGCTGGCTCGTGATGGATTCACAGCCAAGCTGTTAAATCAAGGGGTTCCAGGTTCTGGTTGTCTAAAGAGAAACCCAGAAAACACTCAAGAGACCACAGCGTTTGATATGGTGTTGTCAAATATCTCCCTTGCAGTTTGCCCATCGTATGAACGTACACACGGTATCGACTCAACCCTTCTCTGACCAGAAGCCCGGAACCTCAGGGCTTAGAAAGCAAGTCCCGGTATTTCAACAACGGCACTACCTGGAAAACTTTATCCAAGCCATCTTCAACAGCCTCGAAGACTACCAGGGGAAAACCCTCGTCCTGGGTGGTGATGGACGTTACTACAACCGCACCGCCATCCAAACCATCCTGAAAATGGCCGTGGCCAACGGCGTCGGACGGGTTCTCGTTGGTCGGGGGGGAATCCTCTCAACCCCAGCCGCCTCCTGCATTATTCGTAAAACCAGAGCCTTCGGAGGCATTATTCTTTCAGCTAGCCATAATCCTGGAGGACCCGAGGGAGACTTTGGCGTTAAATTTAATACTAGCAATGGCGGCCCTGCCCCAGAAAAAGTTACATCAGCCATTTTTGAAGCTAGCAAAACCATTCAGGGATATAAAATCCTGGAAGCCCCAGACATTGACCTGGATACCCTGCTAATCACCCAACTCAACGAAACCACCGTTGAAGTCATTGATCCCGTTGCCGATTACGCGGATTTGATGCAGTCTCTCTTCGATTTTGACCGTATCCGTGACGTTCTGACCTCCGGGAACTTCCGCTTGTGCATGGACCCCCTCCATGCGGTCACCGGTCCCTATGCTCACTTCCTCTTAGAAGAGCGTTTAGGGGCAGCACCGGGAAGCGTGCAGAATGGAACTCCCCTCGAAGACTTTGGCGGCGGCCATCCAGACCCCAACCTCGTGTATGCCCATGACTTGGTTGAACTGATGTTTGGGGACAATGCCCCCGACTTTGGGGCAGCTTCCGACGGCGATGGCGATCGCAATATGGTGTTAGGGCGCAAGTTCTTTGTCACCCCCAGCGATAGCCTAGCGGTTTTAGCGGCGAATGCCCATTTGGTGCCTGGATACAAAGATGGTTTAGCCGGGGTGGCCCGCTCTATGCCCACCAGTGCCGCCGTCGATCGCGTCGCCGAGAAACTGGGCATCAACTGCTATGAAACCCCCACCGGCTGGAAGTTCTTCGGGAACCTCCTCGATGCCGGACAGGCCACCCTCTGCGGTGAAGAAAGTTTTGGGACTGGGTCTAACCATGTACGAGAAAAAGATGGCCTTTGGGCGATTCTTTTCTGGCTCAATATCCTAGCGGTGCGCCAGCAGTCCGTTGAGGATATTGTGCGAGACCATTGGCAAACCTACGGGCGCAACTACTACTCTCGCCATGACTACGAAGGTATCGACTCTGCCAATGCCAACCAACTGATGGAAGGACTGCGATCGCAACTGGCCCGTCTCCCCGGTCAACAGTTGGGTAACTACGAGGTAGACTATGCCGATGACTTCAACTACACCGACCCCGTCGATGGCAGTGTCAGCAAAAACCAGGGCATTCGCATCGGCTTCACCGATGGCTCCCGCATCGTCTTCCGTCTCTCAGGGACAGGAACCCAAGGCGCCACCCTGCGGCTGTACCTCGAAAGCTATGAACCGGACTCTAGTCAACATGGGGCCGATCCCCAAGATGCCCTCGCCGAATTTATTGCCCTCGCCGAGGAGGTGGCACAGATTCGTCAGTACACGGGTATGAATGCCCCCACCGTCATCACCTAGACCCTCTCGTTCCATCTCAATCGCCAGTCCTCAGACCTATGCTCAAACCTGCTAGAACCGTTGAAATTTTCCAGAAACAAACCGAACCCCAACGTTACCAAGCCGGAGACGTCATTTTCCAAGAGGGAGATCCCGGAGAAACCATGTTTGGGATTATCGAGGGGGCCGTTGACCTAGTGGTGGATGGTCGAGTCGTAGAAACCATTGAGACGGGGGATGTCTTTGGGGAAGGCTCCTTGGTGCGTCAGAAGGGAACCCGAGCTTCAACAGCCGTGGCTAAAACCAATTGCACCCTAGCGGTGATGAACTTACAGAAGTTTCTCTTTGCCGTCCAAGAGACTCCCATGTTTGCCTTAGAGATTATGTATAGCTTGTCTCAACGGTTGCGGCATTTCAAACACCCCGACGCCTAACCCTTCTGGCCTAAGGCCAGGAGGTCAGGGGTCTCCTGGCCTTGACCCATTACAGTTCCCGAACTTCCGGCTAGACGTTAGGGAGTTCGGGATTTTTCTTACGGAACAACTGGCCGGCGGCTACCGTCAGCGCAACCAGACCTCAATAGTCCTGACTAGCCAGCCATTTTTCAGTATTAGCGTGGAAGACACCAGATCGATTAGTATTGCCTTACCAGCGGCCAAATTCCCCTGGCGGCATCCGCAACGTCATGATCCAATTCCGTTCATGTCTTAAGGTGTGTATAGGTTACTCGATTAGATTGAATTGACAGGAGTGATGACTGAAGTCTTCCGCGTCGGCGAGCACGTAATTACAGAAGCAGAAATCCCAGAACTGCTCAAACGGTATCAGCTACTACCACAGTTTTTGCAGGGGTTGGTGATTGATCAGGCGATCGCCGAGTTTACCTGTCCTGAGGAGGAGCAACAAGCTGCTGTCCAGAAATTTTGTCAACAAAACCAGTTGACGTCTCCGGAGATTCAACAGGCTTGGTTGAACGCTAACGGGATGACCCTAGAAGAACTCGAAGCCCTCGCCATACGACCGATATTATTACAAAACTTTAAGGAAAAAACCTGGGGACCCAAGGTGCGATCGCACTTTATGACCCGTAAATCCAGCTTAGACCAAGTCGTCTATTCCCTCATCCGCACCCAAGATGAAGGATTAGCCCAAGAACTGTACTATCGCGTTAATGAAGGGGAACAAACCTTTGAAGATTGTGCCCGCGACTATTCCCAAGGCCCCGAGGCTCGAACCGGCGGCAAACTCGGCCCCGTCTCCCTCAACCGGCCCCACCCCGCCATCGGCAAACTGCTGTCTGTGAGCCAACCCGGACAACTTTGGCCCCCTCGTCCTTTGGCAGAATGGTTTATCATTGTTCGCCTAGACGAGTTTCACCCGGCTCAGCTTGATGCTGCCATGCATCAGCGGATGTTAGATGAGCTTTATGTAAACTGGCTTCAACAGGAAGTTCAAAGCATCGCCGCCAACTACTTCAAACGCATGTCTTCACCCCCAGCGTCCGTATGACTCAGACTACCTCCCAACCCCAAATTTCGGATTTTCTGGCCCAAACAGCCCCCTTTGACCGCCTCAAGCCCGAAAGCCGGCGGCAACTAGCAGCTAAGGCTCAGCTATTGCGCTATCGCATCGGTCAACCCCTGCTCGTACGGGAAAAAATGCCCGCGCAAATTTCCCTGATTTATCAGGGCCAAGTGCGGGTTCTCGGCTACGACAGCCGTAATGGTCATTCCACCAGTTTACGCCTGGTCGGTCCTGGGGAAGTCCTGGGCTGGATTAGTGTCGTGCGGGATCGTCCCTGTGAAACGGCCTTAGCATCGAGTGAAACCATTTGCGTCAGCATCAATGTCAACGACTTTCGGGACTGTTTGCGGCAAGAACAAGAGTTTAACCGTGCTGTTCGGGAGCATCCGAGCCTAACGGAAGTCTTTGAACTGAGCAGCGCAGAACTGCAACGACGAGCCGATGCTACGGCGGATCTCAAAACCCTCTGTTACGACCTCTGGTCAGAGGCCCAAATCGTCGACATTCCCAAAGGGGGAAGCTTCGAGCCAAGCCGGTTAGATCCGAAGCTGCTCTGGTGGGTCAGTCGTGGAGAATTGCCCGATTCCCATGTGGGCGATCGCGTCTATCCGGCCCGCCACCAAACCACGCGCCTGGACAACTCCCTACGCCTCGTGGGAGTGCCCTGGGGTGAGAAAGTGGCTCAAGCGGTGTCCTCTCCCCAACTTCCCCAGGCCGGTGAACCCGATCCAGATGGCCAACCCAGAGACCATGGCCCCGATGGCTCCGAAGAGTCTGGTAACGGCAATGGCAGAGCGATCGTTTCCAATGGGAGTAGCGCCCTAGCTAGCGTTCCAGAAGCCCCCCCACGACCCCCCGATCCGCCTCGAGACCCCCTAGCCCCCCCACCCCGCTATCCCCATATTCGTGGTAGCGGCCCCATCGGCTCGCCCCTAGCCTGCTTCCACATGCTCTGCAAATATATGCGGATTAACTTCCGGAAGGATGCCATCCGTAAATTGCTGGAGCAGCAGTTAAAAAGTAAAGGGGCTGTATCCCTTTATGGCTGTGGTACGATTATGCCCACCCTAGGGGTGCAAGCTCAACTGGCTCGTATCCCGAAAAATTCCCTGGGACGGCTGCAAGCGCCGGGGATGATGAAATGGCAGGATAGCTACGCCGTTATCTATAGTATTAACGAAAAAGAAATTATCCTAGCGGTTCCCGAAATAGGGATTCTCCATCGTACCCCAGCCCAAGTGGCAGAAATGGTCGAGGGGGATGTGGCCGAGGTGGTGCTGGTTCAACCTCCCTCCGGCGATCAGTCTGAGAAGTTCAGCATGTGGTGGTTCCTTCCCTCCCTGCTGCGCTATAAAAAAGTCCTGATTGAGGTGTTTATTGCCTCCTTCTTCGTTCAGTTGTTCGGACTGGCAAACCCCCTCTTAACCCAGGTCATTATTGATAAGGTCTTGGGTCAGCGTAGTATTGAAACCCTGAATATCTTAGGGGTGTTCATGATCGGGGTCGCGCTGTTTGAAG harbors:
- a CDS encoding alpha-D-glucose phosphate-specific phosphoglucomutase; protein product: MNVHTVSTQPFSDQKPGTSGLRKQVPVFQQRHYLENFIQAIFNSLEDYQGKTLVLGGDGRYYNRTAIQTILKMAVANGVGRVLVGRGGILSTPAASCIIRKTRAFGGIILSASHNPGGPEGDFGVKFNTSNGGPAPEKVTSAIFEASKTIQGYKILEAPDIDLDTLLITQLNETTVEVIDPVADYADLMQSLFDFDRIRDVLTSGNFRLCMDPLHAVTGPYAHFLLEERLGAAPGSVQNGTPLEDFGGGHPDPNLVYAHDLVELMFGDNAPDFGAASDGDGDRNMVLGRKFFVTPSDSLAVLAANAHLVPGYKDGLAGVARSMPTSAAVDRVAEKLGINCYETPTGWKFFGNLLDAGQATLCGEESFGTGSNHVREKDGLWAILFWLNILAVRQQSVEDIVRDHWQTYGRNYYSRHDYEGIDSANANQLMEGLRSQLARLPGQQLGNYEVDYADDFNYTDPVDGSVSKNQGIRIGFTDGSRIVFRLSGTGTQGATLRLYLESYEPDSSQHGADPQDALAEFIALAEEVAQIRQYTGMNAPTVIT
- a CDS encoding Crp/Fnr family transcriptional regulator; amino-acid sequence: MLKPARTVEIFQKQTEPQRYQAGDVIFQEGDPGETMFGIIEGAVDLVVDGRVVETIETGDVFGEGSLVRQKGTRASTAVAKTNCTLAVMNLQKFLFAVQETPMFALEIMYSLSQRLRHFKHPDA
- a CDS encoding peptidylprolyl isomerase is translated as MTEVFRVGEHVITEAEIPELLKRYQLLPQFLQGLVIDQAIAEFTCPEEEQQAAVQKFCQQNQLTSPEIQQAWLNANGMTLEELEALAIRPILLQNFKEKTWGPKVRSHFMTRKSSLDQVVYSLIRTQDEGLAQELYYRVNEGEQTFEDCARDYSQGPEARTGGKLGPVSLNRPHPAIGKLLSVSQPGQLWPPRPLAEWFIIVRLDEFHPAQLDAAMHQRMLDELYVNWLQQEVQSIAANYFKRMSSPPASV
- a CDS encoding peptidase domain-containing ABC transporter; translated protein: MTQTTSQPQISDFLAQTAPFDRLKPESRRQLAAKAQLLRYRIGQPLLVREKMPAQISLIYQGQVRVLGYDSRNGHSTSLRLVGPGEVLGWISVVRDRPCETALASSETICVSINVNDFRDCLRQEQEFNRAVREHPSLTEVFELSSAELQRRADATADLKTLCYDLWSEAQIVDIPKGGSFEPSRLDPKLLWWVSRGELPDSHVGDRVYPARHQTTRLDNSLRLVGVPWGEKVAQAVSSPQLPQAGEPDPDGQPRDHGPDGSEESGNGNGRAIVSNGSSALASVPEAPPRPPDPPRDPLAPPPRYPHIRGSGPIGSPLACFHMLCKYMRINFRKDAIRKLLEQQLKSKGAVSLYGCGTIMPTLGVQAQLARIPKNSLGRLQAPGMMKWQDSYAVIYSINEKEIILAVPEIGILHRTPAQVAEMVEGDVAEVVLVQPPSGDQSEKFSMWWFLPSLLRYKKVLIEVFIASFFVQLFGLANPLLTQVIIDKVLGQRSIETLNILGVFMIGVALFEALLTSLRTYLFVDTTNRIDLNLGSEVIDHLFRLPLGYFDKRRVGDIAGRVNELANIRQFVTGTALTVVLDAVFSVIYIAVMVTYSWLLTAVSLVTVPFFTALIVFVSPIVRRLLLKRAERYADAQSYLVETLNGMQTVKAQNIELTSRWNWYERYARYMNAGFRTILTNTAASSVASFLNKLSSLLLLWVGAYLVINQELTLGQLIAFRIISGNVTGSLLRFVQVWQSFQEVGMSIERLRDILNSEPESNDSDRLNIPLPNIEGHVKFEDVCFRFVPTSPLNVANVNIEFPVGSFVGIVGQSGSGKSTLMKLLQRLYPPETGRIHIDGYDINKVELYSLRRQVGVVLQDTLLFNNTIKANIALNNPEASDEEIINAAKVAVAHDFIMTLPQGYNTIVGERGSALSGGQRQRIAIARTVLQKPRLLILDEATSALDYNLESLVCQNLVEEFRGRTVFFITHRLPTVQGADCILMMDNAALVEQGTHEELMALKGRYYCLYEQQQSQL